The following are from one region of the Silene latifolia isolate original U9 population chromosome 9, ASM4854445v1, whole genome shotgun sequence genome:
- the LOC141601586 gene encoding uncharacterized protein LOC141601586, producing MHNHGVGLFGLIETKIKPTNLLNKNTSLCDGWSITTNCSWHKGGRIWVFWKPDLFDLQFLSYDAQYIHMHVHSRVDNKSFLKLQSQSCVSPWLWLGDFNAVLSPIERLGGSTTEAEMEHFRSVSHFVEPAARVYSRLDRAMGNEEWLDEFGDFMDHFHSEGLFDHCPCTVVNKKAEFDGRRSFKYFNMWGAAESFKEQVASVWQHKHKGTRMFSVVKKLKSLKPVLKKLNTTCFSDIENSTTIASRVLEEIQEKLVDNPGDTDLIQ from the exons ATGCATAATCATGGGGTTGGTTTGTTTGGCCTTATTGAAACTAAGATTAAACCTACTAATCTTCTTAATAAGAATACTTCGCTTTGTGATGGTTGGAGTATTACTACTAACTGTAGTTGGCATAAGGGTGGGAGGATTTGGGTGTTCTGGAAACCAGATCTCTTTGATTTGCAGTTTCTGTCCTATGATGCTCAATATATTCATATGCATGTCCACTCTAGAGTTGATAATAAGAG TTTTTTGAAGTTGCAGTCTCAGTCCTGTGTGTCTCCTTGGTTATGGTTGGGGGACTTCAATGCTGTTTTATCTCCTATTGAGAGACTGGGAGGGTCCACTACTGAAGCAGAAATGGAGCATTTCAGGAGTGTGTCTCACTTTGTG GAACCTGCTGCTAGAGTATACAGTAGGTTAGATAGAGCTATGGGCAATGAGGAATGGCTTGATGAATTTGGTGATTTTATGGATCATTTCCATTCCGAGGGTTTGTTTGATCATTGCCCGTGCACTGTGGTGAATAAGAAAGCTGAATTTGATGGTAGAAGAAGTTTCAAGTATTTTAACATGTGGGGTGCAGCTGAGTCCTTCAAGGAACAAGTTGCTAGTGTGTGGCAACATAAACATAAGGGCACTAGGATGTTTTCTGTGGTTAAAAAGTTGAAATCTCTAAAACCTGTCCTAAAGAAGCTGAATACTACTTGTTTCTCTGATATAGAGAATAGCACTACCATTGCTAGTAGAGTTTTGGAGGAGATACAAGAGAAGTTAGTTGATAATCCTGGGGATACTGACTTGATTCAGTAG
- the LOC141601587 gene encoding uncharacterized protein LOC141601587 — protein MKGADWYTYSPPPDSNWNWRNICKVKNLLAAGYQGNKWISDARGYSISAGYQWLQGSHPPVPWYKDVWDSWTIPKHCVIGWLIQRKALNTRDKLFQHGISGSNLCVFCELVPETHDHLFSDCIYSKQVISLIEHWLHMRFQTPPGHCPTVRRKVWRVVKLSHWYVLWMERNTCRIELKLRRPALLVSEIQKTVQLRIQQKMSSVIQQTGSVCLNSLGFNS, from the coding sequence ATGAAGGGTGCTGACTGGTATACATATTCACCTCCACCAGACTCAAACTGGAATTGGAGGAACATATGTAAGGTTAAGAATTTGTTAGCTGCTGGGTACCAGGGTAACAAATGGATCTCTGATGCCAGAGGTTACTCTATTTCTGCTGGGTATCAATGGCTACAGGGCTCACACCCCCCTGTGCCTTGGTACAAGGATGTTTGGGATAGCTGGACAATACCCAAGCATTGTGTTATTGGTTGGCTCATTCAGAGGAAAGCTCTGAATACAAGAGACAAATTATTTCAGCATGGGATTAGTGGCAGCAATCTTTGTGTGTTCTGTGAGCTTGTTCCAGAAACCCATGATCACCTCTTCTCTGATTGTATTTACAGTAAACAGGTGATTAGCTTAATTGAACACTGGTTACATATGAGGTTTCAAACTCCTCCTGGTCATTGCCCTACTGTCAGGAGGAAAGTTTGGAGAGTGGTTAAACTTTCCCATTGGTATGTCCTATGGATGGAAAGGAATACTTGCAGGATTGAACTGAAGCTTAGAAGACCTGCGTTGCTTGTTTCAGAAATTCAGAAGACAGTTCAGCTAAGAATTCAGCAGAAAATGTCTTCTGTTATTCAGCAGACGGGTAGTGTTTGTTTGAATAGCCTAGGTTTCAATAGTTAA